The nucleotide sequence TGATTTTCACAAATGGAAAGTATTTCTTCCTTTGCAGAACagcaaaaagtgttttttattATCTCAATAACTTGAAAGCCACAATTGTTTTCCCAGTTCCAGGAAGACCAAGGACAAATTGCTTCCTGACTTTGTGCAGGTTGTTGGCGTTTAGCTCATGTTGCTTGAGAGTgagaaggctgaaaatctcACAGCTAAGACTGTCACTCAAGTAGGACTTAAATCACAGCACAACAATTACTAGTGCTTGTAGGAGGGTGGGGATGTCCCTGGAGGTGGGGATACAATTCTTTGGGTACAAGCTGGTGGAATCAGATTGGGCTTCTTGCCAGGAAACATCATTCATCAACACCTATCCGGTCATTTGTGCCATtcagctgcaggatttggggaatCACTGTGGCAGGATGTCCCATCCACCCCTCACCACTCCCCCCAGACAGCTGATGCACATGGATAACCCAGCAGACAGATGCCCAGCAGGAGGTTATCTCTGGTGCCAAGAGGGAGAGACTCTCATCTAAGAATAAATATCTTTGTCTGGAGAGTAAGATGTAGAAAGAGATAAAACTTAAATATCATTGACCAAAATACACTACTTCACACTATAAAAGCTACACAAATTTTCACATAGACAGAAGCCTCCTACGCACTCCCCTGTGGACTTCTCCCACAAAGTTTGGATGCATCCCCATAGAAGCTTTTCCAGAAACTGAAGGAAGGATCCTATGTATGCCCGATCAGAAAATGGATGGTAAGATACATTGAATCCTAATCTATGCTATTTCTTCACTAGCTGTAAAATTGGGTACCTTAATCATGCACTGTATGTTATCTACTAGTagtgtttctttgtttattctGTGTAGTAAGTAATCTGCTAAAGTCTCAGATCTATTAAATCTgtctattaaataaataatccaTTTGTAATAGACCTGATCAGTCATTATTAAGAATCTGTGAATGAGAGTGGGTTTGGGGGTGCTGGCTGCTTCAATAAAGCTACTGTCTACTGCCAGAGGCCTGGGCAGAGGCAAAAACTTGTTTAAAACTCCCCTCTCCATTCATAACAATCACACACACTCTTAAAATATATCCCCCATCACTGACAAGTTTTTGCTTTAAGGCACGAGCAGTTTCTTTCCAGTTTCCAGATGTGACACAAGAGGCATTCCTGACTACAGTAAACAACACTGGACACTCACTGTCAGCTACTAAGAGAGCATCCCACACAACATCCTGTTTTTTCTGCAATCCAGTGTCAACCACCCAATTCCTGGAAAGTATCAGTAGCCCCCTGGTAAGAGTTGTTTTCTCAATAAATCCTTTAAGCCAGGATACTCTGAGAACAGACTGGTGCAGATGGTTTCTGGATTTGATTTCATTAGAAcccactaggaaaaaaaaaaaaaaccaaaacaaaaccaccaaaaagaaatcaaaaatcagaagagcaaaacacagcaaattaTTTACTCAACACACCAATTACTAGGGGAAGATGTTATACCATGAGGTCATTAAAGTGATTCACGTTACTTTGATTTCAATTAtgctcaaaataatttattgtctctttttcttccctgagaaGATTTTTGAGCATAAGAGGGGTCAGACAACACTCAAAGCCCTGGAACACCAGATATAATCTCAGGAATTGTGTGCATGAGGGATTATACTTAGcgacaaagaaaggaaaagacatcaaaagagctgaaaaatcagggaaatCAACATTCTTGGAATAGctgtgtcttttaaaaataccctAACAGTGCTTTGCCTAAAGTCTGGAATTTATACCATGCTATCTTCCTTGAAGTTCTGTCAAATGCAAGcttaaatgaagaaagaaatccagAATCAGTATCTTACCTGGGTAGAGACATTCTTGGAGTTCAGCCACACACTGGAGATCAGCTTTGGAATAAACCGACTTGACTAGCGAAGGGCCATTTGCCAAGCTGAGCTGAGTCCTGAAATTGTCAGCCAGATCTGATGGATCTTGGGGGAAGAAAATTATGTTACACCTTCCATATGAACTTGTAACTCAACACTGAAGAGTAACtaaaattattaatgtaaaCCCTTCATTGCAATCCTTCCCCATGAAAATGCTGCCTACACAGATCAGAATGACAGGACTTCAGTGGTGAAGCCCTGGCTCCCTGACCCCTCGGGGGTCCAGAGTAGCTGTGACTGCTctcacatccctggaagtgtcagAGGttaggttggatggggcttggagcaatctggtctagtggaagttgtccctgcccatggcaggtgggtgagacaagatgatctttaatgtcccttccaacccaaaccgcCCCGGGCCGGTCTCTCTTCCGATACTGGCGCCGGAGGCAGCCCCGCCGAGCCCTGCTGCCGGCTCGGTTTGGGTTCGGGGCACCGGGCAGGCGAGTGTGGGCCACCGGGACTGGTCACTGATCCACGTCCCCGGGGACCCCAGCTCCGGGCAGGTTAGGTGGGCGCGGCCAGTTCCACTATGGAATTGCCAGTACAGTCCGCTCGGGTGCGAACTTTAAAGAACCGACTTCCCGCCCCGTCCGTTCCCGCCCCGCGCACAGCGGTTGttgaatttgtatttcaaatagTTTATCCAGTGCTAAAATAACTCCCGTGGGGCTCCACAGTGCCCAGCCGCCAAACCTCCGTGCGAGGGGGTGCCATTGTTATAAATACAtgttataaagttggcttttcgcaaatATTAAGGTGAATGCTATATgtataatgttaaaataactttgcttttatttctgctattaacaAAACATGAACCTAGTAGAAATAGTAGCTGATATACATAAACTGTGTGTTTAGTCAGGAACACATCCAATAAATATATAATGAAGATCCTGCTAATGATATGCCAACTAGCAACATCTGCCATCTGAAGAAAGTATAAACCATGGCCCAAACTAGAAGTAATAAAGACAACAGACTAaaaccacagccaagaaacatgCATGCTCTAAAAAAAGCAGACCCAAAGAGTAGCCATGCTAAACAATTCCTGGAATATAGAAATTAGTTTgtataaaagtataaatatgCATAGCAGtctatgaatatgcaacaggctaatgtaataaaaaaaataaaaaaaaaattaaagaatatgTCCAAAAATAGTAAGTGTGCTCTTATCTAAATGCCAAGCACTTAACTATTTAACCCTTTGTTTTATCTCTGTCTCATAATGTCTTcttattaaacttttaaaattttaccaAAAAAGTAAACCTCGTTTTTCACACCCCACATCCCTCTGTGTGAGAGGGTTCCTTCAACAGGGTTTTGACAATCAGAATTTGAAGAGCCAAACTGCGGGTGTCACATTTGACATGATAATAAGAATCAGGCTGTCAGCATACACTGTCTATTGCAACAGCGGGGGGGCTTTGAGCCTTTAAGAGCCCCtgttaaaatgaggaaaacttGTGGGTCCACTGCAGGTTCTGATTGTGTTATCATATTTACTGTGTGACAGCACTTAAAGTCTGGTGTTGGCTCTGGACCCATGGCATATATTGGGAGCATTCTGGTTTTGTGAAGTGGCAGGGCGAATGAGAAGCACAATTTTCCTCAACCAAATAAACATGCATTAGGTAGGTGGGTTTGAGAGGAAAGATGTGTGCTAATgtctttataaataatttaatgggTGAAGGTATGGGTGTTAACGTCTTGAAATGGGTTTAATGTCTCTACTAACTTCAAGCAGCAGGTTTGTTGCAGAGCCAACACAGTTTGGCTCCCAAGATAGACAAGAGCCTGCACAAGACAAGAAGCCTGAACTCCTGCACTTTGGGTAAAATGACAGGTTCAATGGGGAAATATGTGGAAGGCCGTTTGGAAAGGCTGTACCTTCCTGGTACCTCAGCCATGGGGAAAGGAATAGGGCGATATGAAGCCGGGAGTTTAGGATAAAAGGAAAGCTGCACCCTCTGAAACCCAGAGGGAGAAATCTCTGTGGgtgtgtgccctggtggcctctctccctttattcaaGTAAGTTTgaaggactcctctgtctcctttttggacataaacgTCTGGCATTGGTGGGTTTTCCTGACAGGTTCATGTGTATTTTACTGTAtaaaagatgtaattttttacCTCTTGGTGTGCTTGGTTTGTGGAAACCACtctgcagagaagaaacaaTGTATTCTTTCGTAAAAACAGACTGTGTCTCTGTTTAGCAAGCTCCTAAAATTGGCAAGAGCATGAGGGTACTGGTGGTGTCCATGAAGATCCAGGGACAGGCAGACTTAGGAAGGGGGTAAAAAATGCCCCAGAGAGGGGCAGGGTGAGGTGGCTCCTTACACACAGGTGTGTGCCTGGAGCTCCGTCCACAGTTGTTGGAGGACCCTCAGCATCTCTCTGGGGCTGTTGGTACGGGAAGCTTTGTCCCGGGGCCTGCTGTGGAGGGATGTGGCAGACCCCCtcacagagaggctgtgcagaCCCTCACACGGAGGGATGTAGGACACCCTTCCCTGGAGGCCCTGGGACCccctgaggggctgtggggacccTCACACAGAGGGATATGGAGACCTCCCTATGGAGGTCGTGTAGACCCTCACAGAGAGGCTGGGAGAATCTACCCAGGGGCCATGGGAACCCTCACACGGAGCGGTGTGCGGGCCCTCCCTCACACGGAGCGGTGTGTTGGGCCCTCCCTCACACGGAGCGGTGTGCGGGCCCTCCCTCACACGGAGCGGTGTGTTGGATCCTCCCTCACACGGAGCGGTGTGCTGGATCCTCCCTCACACGGAGCGGTGTGTTGGACCCTCCCTCACACGGAGCGGTGTGCGGGCCCTCCCTCACACGGAGCGGTGTGTTGGACCCTCCCTCACACGGAGCGGTGTGCGGGGCCTCCCTCACACGGAGCGGTGTTGGATCCTCCCTCACACGGAGCGGTGTGTTCGATCCTCCCTCACACGGAGCGGTGTGCGGGCCCTTCCTCACACGGAGCGGTGTGCGGGATCCTCCCTCACACGGAGCGGTGTGCGGGCCCTCCCTCACACGGAGCGGTGTGCGGGCCCTCCCTCACACGGAGCGGTGTGCGGGATCCTCCCTCACACGGAGCGGTGTGCGGGCCCTCCCTCACACGGAGCGGTGTGCGGGCCCTCCCTCACACGGAGCGGTGTGCTGGATCCTCCCTCACACGGAGCGGTGTGTTCGATCCTCCCTCACACGGAGCGGTGTGTTGGATCCTCCCTCACACGGAGCGGTGTGCGGGCCCTCCCTCACAGGCCCCGTGGGGACGCTCTCCGGCGGAGCTCGGCGGGCTCGGTGCGCGGAGCGGGCCCGGCCGTGCGGGAGGCTCCGGCCGCGCGGGGGCGCTGCCCGGCCGTGCCCGCCGGTTTCCCCGGAGCGCGGCCATGGCGGGCGCGGCGCGGTGCGGGGGTAGCGCCGTGTGCCGCTCCCGGGACCCCGCCGTGTACCGCTCCCGGGACCCCATCCGCAACCTGCGCCTACGGTGAgcggccgcccggccccggccccgctgcgcCGGCCCGCACAGCCCTGACGCTCCGCTCCTTCCCCGCAGGGTCGGTATCCGGCGGGTCGCTCCGGCCGGGCCTCTCCTGCCgcgggcgccgccgccgccgctcgccgAGCGCTCGGGCCGGGCAGACCGCGCCGGCAGCGCGGAGTCGGTGCCGCTGCGGGTCACCGCGGGCTCTCGCGCGGGCGCCCAGAGGCCCCcggaggacgaggaggaggtGGTCGAGGTGGGGTGGCAGGAGAAGCTCTTCAGCCAGGTGGGTGCACGGGGGCGGGACGGGAGGGACTTCGCGGGATGGGTGAGATCGGAGGGGATCACTGGGATAATCCAGTCCGGCCCCTCTGCTCAGGGGAGGACCTCAGAGCACGCTGCTCAGGCTTGtgtccagctggctttgaaATACTTCTCGTGAGCTGGACTCCACgccctctctgggcagcctgttcagtGCTTGGTTACCGCATAGGGAAGATGTTCTTCCTCGTGTTCAGGTGGGACTTTCTGGGCATCAGTTCCTGCCCGTTCCGCTTGTCCCACTGCTGGTCCCCACGGAGCAGAGCCTTTGACCCCTCCTTACTGACAGACAGGGATGAGGTACCCTCTCAATGTCCcttgaggctgaacagccccagcttcctcagctttTCATCGTAAGCAAGGTGCTCCTTGATGAATTTTGTCACCCAGTGCTGAACCTGCCCCAGGAGTTCCCTGTGTCTCCTGTCCTGTCCAGAACTGGATAGGCTTGGGAGAGCTTCCTGACACCCCCTTTTCTGCACCTCACCATGGGGTTCCTTGTTTCAGGGTGAGTTACTGTGCCCAAGGCTTTCCAGGTGGGCATCGGTGGATGCTGGCTGCCACATGCCTGAGCAGTGTTGGTGCTGCTTTGGAGCTTGGGTTATTTGCTGGGATTCCCAAAGCATCTTGTCTCTGGGGTGGCTTtggaaaaaagctgaaaaatactTGTGGCTTTGCCAAAGCTGGTGAAAGGCAGCTGTTGTGCTTTACCTGTGGTGCTGTCAGTTTGAGGTGGATCTGTACCTGAAAGAGTCAGCCTGCCAGACTCCCCTGGACTGGCAGTACCGTGAGGAGATCCAGAAACTAGAGAAAGCTGGAGGTCGGAAGAACTGTCGCATCTTCACCTACACTGACCATGACCGATTCACCAACCTAGAGGAGGTACCAGCTCTTAGTTACTCAGTGTCTGTCAAAACTTCCAGTCCTACTGCAGAGGGAACGTTTCTTGGTTCTCAGCCAGGCAGATACCCCGAGTGCAGGAGAACAAATTGCTGCAAAGCAGTTTCCACTGGTGCCCCAGACGTGGGGTGGGATGTCCCTGGTTCAGAGCAGTTGTTGGGACAGCCAGAGGGACTTGGCTCTGTAGGAGCACTGCTCTTTAGGAAGCTTGCTAGGTGGAGTGAGCTGTATTTTGCCACCAGAGCAGTGAAGGAATTCTGCAGTCATTTAGCAGTTTGTCCTTGCATGTCGTTGTGTGCATACCTGTTCCCTCCTCCAAGAGGAGAGCTGTGTTAGGGAAAGATGCCCAGTTAAGCTAGTTCCTGTCTgttcttccagctctgccagaagGTAACTGACTTGGATCATGAAGTGCCATCATATCTGGTGGAGAGGATGGCCAATGTGAGGAGGAGAAGACAGGACCGTAGGCCTGTGTGAGTTCAAACTCAGGCTTGGAGCTTGTTCATGCAGGTTTTGTGGTGCTGGTGTCCCAGCTGTGGATCAGCCTGGTCTGTGGGAGCTGGTGGCTTCTGCTGTGTCACACATAATCCAGCAATGGGACTCCTCATCATGGTGGATTTGGTGCTACTGAGGTGGCCTGtgactgctgctgttctgttgTTGACAGAGAAGCAAGTTCTCTGAAGTCAAAAATCATCACCTGGGAACCTTCAGAAGAATTTATAAAGAACAATCATGTAATTAACACACCTGTTCAGACCATGTACATCATGGGGGACTTGGGACCTTACGGGAAGTAAGTAAAATCCTGAAGTGATCATAATTTACCAAAAGAaaatccttcttccttccttacTCAAAACTCTTGTTTCTTTCATTAGTTAAGGGGGGAGAATTCCAAGAGCTCAATAACATGGGCTACAatttctttctgcctctttcttcaGTTGGGAGGTAGCTGAGTGTATAGCTCCAAAAGGCTTTGAACCAATGCAGGAAAGTGTGTATGTGTTTCCTTCTGTACCCCCAAGTTCCTTTACTGGCTCTGCTGTTCTAGAGAATGAGAGTGTCCATGTTCTCTGTTTAGACTGTGTTTTCCTGGTGTCCTCCTTCAGGCTTGGTAAGAGGGAGTACGAAAATGTGCTTTGCACAATCAAGGTGGATGGCAACGGGGTGATCACAGTGAAGCCTGACTTCACTGGCACCAAAGGACCCTACCGGTGAGTGGGACAGGGCTCCTGGGACTGGGGGCTGAAATGGCTGTTTCCTTGTGACTCTTTGGGCAGGGGATAAGCACTTAAattgagaaatatttaatttatttcagggatttttaagaaaatattgttGTGCTTACTGTGCTTATGCTCAGTGTCACTGCATGTGTGCTGTGTGGGGCTTTGATGCAACTCTCTAGGGATGCAGGttatcatggaatcatggaatagtttgggttggaaggtacCTTAAAGCCTgtcttgttccaccccctgccatgggcagagacaaattccagtagaccaggttgctccaagccctgtccaacctggccttcgttgcttccagggatggagcagccacagctgctgtgggcaacctctgccagagcctcaccaccctcagaaggaagaatttcttcctaatatccatctaaccctgccctctatcagtttgaagccattcccccatGTTCTATCACTACATCCCTTGTAAAGTTACATTATGCATATGGTGGACACAAGCAAGTCTTCCATTTTGAGGGAATGATGCTGCAGGCACTTGGGAGCGAGGAGAGGGCTGTGAGGGCTCACAGCCTTGTCTCACTGCCCAGGCTGGGTAGAGGGGACACTGCCTTGTCATTGATGCCTGTGTCTATTCTCTGCATGATGGGGGAGTTTTTCCCATGTGTTTTGGGACTCTGCAGGATCGAGCTGGATGGAGACAAGCGAGAGGTGTGGGAATACACTATTGAGAATGCATCTGTCCAGGtgcagccagaggaggaggagcgtGAGCAGCGTGTGTTCAGAGATGTGAGTACTGCGCGTGGAGCATGTTCACTAGTTCTGAGTAACAGAGGCAGCTCAGATCATCATGGAGATGTAACTGCTGGTGCTTTGCACACCTGAAGTGACAAAatgtcactgccctgtgcctcATCATGCTCAGGGATCTGAGAACTACAGCTAATATTCCCTGCTTCATCCCTTATTCCTTAAAGTGGCCTTGTCTGTAGTTGTCCTGCCTCTGGCTACAGTGCTGTAGGGAGTGAGAACTGATGTAAGAAACCACCCAACTCCATGCCTTCCTGGTGTCACCTGGCAGTGTTTTTACCTTCCCTTTTGAGCAGTGGGCAAACCCTTTCCTTaatcttcctcctgctgcctgtgtgttTATTAAATGATGTCTTGTTGTCTGTAATGTCCCAGGATATTGAGATCCCATTTCACATCTCAATTTTTCTGAATTGCCTTTTTGTCTCTTGACAGTTTATGAAAGTACTTTTTGgtttagatttttatttgtgcatTTCCTTACTGGTTTTGTGGTCACCAAGGAAATCATGATTCCACTAGGCTGATCTCCGCCTGGCCATTTCCTTGGAATAGTTTGTACCTCTGTTTTTCAGATATCATTTAATATCTGATTCTTCAGAgcttcttttcccttaaaactTGCCTTGGAGAACCAAAGCTGAAGTTCTGTGCAGTGTTAGCAGTTATGCCTCTTTGTTCTGTTGGATACTTATATTCTCCATATTTGCTGTAACAACTCCATGTATGCTAAGCCCAGTAAtgatttgaatttaaattatatacAGTTTAAGTTTGGCAGTACATAACAGCAGATACAATCAAAATGtcccttttttgttgttgttgtgtgttCCCAGCTCTACGGGCGGCACAAGGATTACCTCAGTGGGCTCGTGGGCACAGACTTTGAAATGGTGAGTTCCAGAGGCACTGGCAGGGACTGGAGCTCTGTTGTCTCTGGGGTCTGGTGACCTGGTTCATACAGATGCCACTTGCAGCAGTCTCCAGAGACTTATTTTGCTCAGGAGGGGGGTTGGCAGCTTTTACCTTGTGGCTTTGAGCAGAACATTGGGTCAGAAGGGATGAGTGGCAGTGGATTTGGGCAGAGATCCATCCTGCCTGTTCAGGGCCTGCTGAACACTGCAGTGTCTGTGAGGCTGCATGCAGTGCCTCAAGGCCTGTGACTGTAGTACTTTGAGAAGGAAGTAGTGTTTATGTCTTCAGGACAGTGATTGCTGTTAACTTCTTCAGTGTCAAACAGCTCTATATGCTATTTTGTGCAAATAAACAGCCCCTCTCACACTCAGACTCCTGCAGTTTCCATTCTCACTGAATTATTTGCACtgcagtcttttttttctcaaataccATTTGCCAGCACAGTGAATACAAATCTGTGAAATATAGTACAAAACAGTGAAAGTTGTGCTTTCCAGAACTTTGTTAGTGTCTCAGTGCTTTCCCTTGCTCCCTCATCTTGGGCAAATGCAGGAACATGACAGAAGCAGGACTGTGATTTCTGCAAGTGACTTCTCACTGTGTTTTATATCGATCATGACACCTGTAAGATAGATATTTACAGAACAGTAAATTCCTGCAGGCTGGACTTTCAGGGATTTGGTCTCTTTAGAGCCTCTTTCCAGAGGGACTGTTCACTTCTAGAAC is from Sylvia atricapilla isolate bSylAtr1 chromosome 20, bSylAtr1.pri, whole genome shotgun sequence and encodes:
- the MKS1 gene encoding tectonic-like complex member MKS1; the encoded protein is MAGAARCGGSAVCRSRDPAVYRSRDPIRNLRLRVGIRRVAPAGPLLPRAPPPPLAERSGRADRAGSAESVPLRVTAGSRAGAQRPPEDEEEVVEVGWQEKLFSQFEVDLYLKESACQTPLDWQYREEIQKLEKAGGRKNCRIFTYTDHDRFTNLEELCQKVTDLDHEVPSYLVERMANVRRRRQDRRPVEASSLKSKIITWEPSEEFIKNNHVINTPVQTMYIMGDLGPYGKLGKREYENVLCTIKVDGNGVITVKPDFTGTKGPYRIELDGDKREVWEYTIENASVQVQPEEEEREQRVFRDLYGRHKDYLSGLVGTDFEMPLPGTLRLFVNGEIVSAQGYEYDNLYVHFFLELPNQWSSSPFQQLSGVTQICATKTVGWDSVAYFCYPFTLEMFYTQEDEDSLPQWPVLYFEVLSLDFWQRYRVEGYGSLVLPASPGVHMLTIPTWRPVDLGTVAEMRRFFIGGSPELEDLTYIRIPSTFKGKRLSRFGFRTETTGSVTFRLYCLQQSKAFLENSALRQRMQSVLDRLGGFSQQSSVYNVLEAFQRARRRMQEARESLPQDLISPSASAVPQPPEP